TAGCTTGTTTTGGACATATTTGTGAACATACTTCACATCCTACACAGCTAGTTTTTTCAATACATGCTTTTTTAGTTTCTTTATCAAATGATATAGATGGACATCCAGATTTTATACATAATTTACATCCTATACATAAATCTTTATCTACATTACATTTTTGTTTAAATGCACCTCTAAACTCTTCTTTATCTTCTTTAGAGAACTTTTTAAGAACACATGGCCATCTTGTTATTATAACGCTAGGTTCATCTAATTTAAGTGCCCAATCTAGTGCATCATTTACTTCTTTTAAGTTGTTTGGATCTATGGTTCTTACATGATTTATACCGCAAGCTAAAACTAATTTTTCAATATCTAATTCTTTTACTTCTTTTCCTTGTAATGTATATCCTGTTCCAGGATTTTGTTGATGACCTGTCATACCTGTTATTCTATTATCTAAAATTACAGATATTGCATTACTTTGGTTGTATGCTATATCTATAAGTGAGTTTATTCCAGTATGGAAGAATGTAGAGTCTCCTAAAACTCCAACTACTCTCATGTTATTATTTTCTTTCATATTAAACACTTGTTGTGCTCCATGGCCTACACTTAGACTTGCTCCCATACATACTATTGAATCTAATGCATTGTATGGACTTGCAAACCCTAGTGAATAACATCCAATATCTCCTGAAACCATAACATTTTTTCTTTTTCCTATTTCATAGAAAAATCCTCTATGTGGACATCCTGAACATAATGTTGGAGGTCTTCCAACTACTAAATCTTCATTATATTCTATAGTTTTTTTCTCTTCACCTAACATAACCTTTCTTATTACATCCGGAGTCATTTCTCCTGTGTATGGGAATATATCTTTTCCTATTACATCTATTCCCATAGCTTTTACTTGGTCTTCTATAAATCTATCATTTTCTTCTATTACATATATTTTCTTAACTTTGCTAGCAAATTTTTTTATTTTTACATCTGGTAATGGATTTGTAAATCCTAATTTTAAGTATGATACATTATCTTTAAACACTTCTTTTGCATAGTTATAGCATACACCACTAGCTATTATGCCTATATCCTTACTATTAAGTTCTATGTAGTTTAAATCCGTTGCATTTGAGTAAGCTCTTAACTTGTTTAATCTTTCTTCAACCTTTACTCTAAGATTTCTAGAGTGAGCTGGAACAGTAACTCGTTTTTGTACATCTTTTACATAATCTGCTACCCCTACTTCTTCTCTTTCTGAGCAATTTACTATACCTTTTGAGTGACATAATCTAGTTGTAACTCTATATAAAACTGGAGTATCAAATTCTTCACTTACACTATAAGCTTCTTTTAGCATATCTTTAGCTTCTTGACTAGTTGATGGTTCAAACAAAGCTATTTTCGCAAATTTAGCATAATTTCTATTATCTTGTTCATTTTGAGATGAATGCATTCCTGGCTCATCAGCTGAAACTAACACCAATCCTCCATTTACTCCTGTATATGCAAAAGTAAATAATGGGTCTGCTGCTACATTGACACCTACATGTTTCATACACGCTAGTGTTCTAGCCCCTGCTATAGAACCTCCTATACTTGCTTCAAGTGCTACTTTTTCATTTGGTGCCCACTCTGCTAATATGCTATCTTTGTATGTAGCTACATTTTCCAATATCTCAGTACTTGGAGTTCCTGGGTATGCAGATGCATACTTAACCCCTGCTTCATAAACTCCACGAGCTATTGCTTCATTTCCAGTCATTAATAGTTTCATTTTTATCCCCCTATTTTTATAATCTTTAAGTTTTTCTACTTTAAATTTAATCAACTAAGTCAATTGCTTCTTTTAAAATTCTAGGTGCAATCTTACACTTTTCTTTATTTACAGCACATACAGCAAATCTTACTCCCATTTTTAACGGTATAGTATATAAATTACTTTCTATTGCTTTTTCACATACTTTCATAGGATTTTTACAAGGTATACTTACAAAGAATCCATCTCTATATGGAAGTATATTTAACCCTATATCTCTGGCTTCATCTACAAATACTTTAGCTCTTTCTTTTAAAACTGATTTATATGAATTTTTTTCATCTTCATATCTTTTTAGCTTTTCTTCATCATTTATAATTGTTGTTAATAACTCCATAGCCCCTCTATTGCAATTTGACCAATTTGCTCTTGCAGAATGTGAACATGAGTAATAAAATTCATCAGCTATATCTTTATTACTAGATACACATAAGCAAGCCCCACTTCTCATTCCATATGCTGTATATCCTTTTGACATACTAAACCCTATAATTACCAATATATTTTCAGGTAGGTTTTCAAACTTTTTGAAAAATCTTCTAGTATCATTAGATCCTTTACCTGAAAAATCTATATATGATATATCTACAAATAAAGTTATTTTTTTATTTGTATCTTTTACAGTTTGCTTACATAAATTTAATATTTTGTCCCACTCTTCATCAGAAACTGTATATCCAGTTGGATTATGAGCTGGCGTATTAAATATAGAAAAAATTCTATCTTGTTTTTGTGATAAATTTATAAATTGATCTTTAAATGATTCAAAATTAAAATTGCCTTCTTTATTAAATAATTCATAGTTTGTAATATTTCTATTTATCTCTTCACAAATAATTTTATATGGTCCCCAATACCAATCTGGTACAAGTATAGTTTCTTGTTTTTCTGTATAATTAAAAACTGCTAACTTTATAGATCCAGATCCTCCTGGAGATGCAACTACTCTTATATTGCTGTTTGGCATATATTCTTTAAAACAAGCTTTTTTTACTGCTTCTATATAGTCGCTTTGCCCTGCAATTTGAGCGTATGCCGCTATTTGTTTGTTGTCTAAGTTTTTATATTCATCATAAACTGACTTTAACGTTATAAGGTTTCCCTTATCATCCATAAGTGCTCCTATAGTAGCATTTATAACATTTTCTTTTCCATTTTCTTTTTCACATATTTGTGCCCTTTTAGATAAATTGAATATCATATCTTCTTCTTTTGGCCAAATAGCATGTTTAGCCGCCATTGACGTAATCATTAAATCCCTCCTAAATACTTGTATATTAATACATATTACAATTAGTTAGATTTAATGATTATTTATGAAAAAAAAATAAGACATCCTTATGGATGTCTTATTTTTTATAATTAATTAGACTTTAACTTTTCTAATTCTTCTATTAATTTGTCGTTAAGAACTTTTATATGAGTTCCTTTCATTCCTAGAGATCTAGATTCTATAACCCCTGCACTTTCAAACTTTCTTAATGCATTTACTATTACAGATCTTGTTATTCCAACTCTATCTGCAATTTTACTTGCAACAAGTAGTCCTTCTCTTCCGCTTAATTCTTCGAATATATGCTCTACAGCTTCTAATTCAGAATATGATAATGTTCCTATAGCCATTTGAACTACAGCTTTCTTTCTCATTTCTTCTTCTAGCTCTTCACCTATAGATCTTAATATTTCAAGACCTATAACTGTTGCACTATATTCTGCTATTACTAAGTCGTCATCTGTAAACATTTGGTCGTATCTCGCAAGTATTAATGTCCCTAATCTTTGTCCACTACATAATATTGGAACTATTGTTAAATATTTTTCTTTTCTATCTTCTTCGTATGGAAGAAGTTCTATCATTTCTGTCCCAGTTAAGTTTTCTTTTGTTTCGTTTATTTTTAATATATTTTTTGAATATGCTTCTGGGAACATCTTTTTATGTGTTTTTTCATCTTCTATAACTGAGCTGTCTTTTTCAACATTAAGGTAAACACCTAATATTTTACCTTTAGTACTTACAACATAAGCATTCGAACTTAAAACTTCACCTAATGCTTCAGCTAATAAATTAAATGACACATTACTTCCACCACTAGTTTGTAATGTTTTATTAATTTTTCTTGTTTTTTCTAGCATTTCGCTTGCCATCTATTATCATCTCCTCATGAAGTTTGGCCACTTTTATACCCTTAATACATTTATATTATTTTAACGTTCTTACTTTAGCACTGTCATATTATCACAATTTCAAATCTTTTTCAATACTATAAATTGGTTTTAGACACATTATTTGACATTATTCATTGCTTTTATCATTATTTTCTAAATTTTTCTCTTTTTTACACTCTTTATTAGAACAAATTACCTTAGTTTCTGATTTTGTTACCTTCTCTACTAAGTATGAATTACATTCACTACATAATTCTCCAGTAGGTTTATTCCATGATATAAAATCACACTCTGGATAATTTGAGCATCCATAAAAGGCCTTACCTTTTTTTGATTTTCTAAGAATTATATCACCTTTTCCACATTTAGGGCATTTTACCCCTACCTTATTTACTAGTGGTTTAGTTGTCTTACATTCTGGATAATTCTTACAAGCTATAAACTTACCAAATCTTCCATATTTTATAACCATGTTAGATCCACAATTTTCACAAATTTCATCAGTTTCTTCATCCATGTTTACTTTTTCAATATTTTCAATCGCTACTTCTATAGCCTCTTTTAATGGTGCATACACATCTGCTACAACTTCTTTCCAGTATGTATCTCCCTCTGCAACATCATCTAGCATATTTTCCATCTGTGCTGTAAAATCTACATCAACAAATTTTTGGAAGTTTTCTTCTAATATATTAGTAACTATTTTCCCTAACTCAGTTGGGCATAAACTAGATGCATTTTTTTCAACATATTCTCTATTTAATATAGTAGCTATTGTTGGTGCATAAGTAGATGGTCTTCCTATACCTAGTTCTTCTAAAGTTTTTACTAAACTAGCTTCTGTGTATCTAGCTGGCGGTTGAGTAAAATGTTGAGAAGGTCTAACTTCTTCTGATGATAATAAATCTTTTTCGTAAACAGTTGGAAGAATTTTATCTTCTCTATCTGTAAAGTTATATACTTTAGTATAACCATCAAATTTTAATGTTGACCCTGTGGCCTTAAATATTAGATTATCTACTTTACAAGTTAAATTTAAAGTATCAAATACTGAGTCTTCCATCTGACTTGCAACAAATCTTCTCCATATTAAATCATATAACTTATATTGATCTCTACTTAGAGATGCTTTTATGCTGCTTGGTGTTCTATCTACAGATGTCGGTCTTATGGCTTCATGAGCATCCTGAACTTTTTTAGACTCAGTTTTAGCTTTTTTATTTTCTTCAAATTTATAATATTTATCACTATATTCTTCTAATATAAATTCTTTGGCTTTTTCTTTAGCTTCTTCTGATATTCTCTTTGAATCAGTTCTTATATATGAAATTAAACCTAGAGTTCCTTCTCCGTCTATCTCTACACCTTCATATAATTCTTGTGCTACCATCATAGTTTTCTTAGTTGTAAAACCAAGTTTATTTGCAGCTTCTTGTTGCAACATACTTGTTGTAAATGGCTTAGGAGCTGATTTTCTTCTTGATTTTGACTCTATACTATGTACAGTTAAATCTTTACCTTTTATTTTTTCTAGTATTTCATTTACTTGACCTTCGTTTTCAAGTTCTACCTTTTTATCATTTTCTCCATAATATTTTAAGGTAACTTCCTTACCTTCTTTTGTTTTAGCATCTAATTCTATTGTCCAATATTCTTTTGGATCAAAAGCTTCTATTTCTTTCTCTCTATCACATATTAATTTTGTTGTAACAGATTGAACTCTACCTGCACTAAGCCCTTTTCTAACTTTTT
The nucleotide sequence above comes from Paraclostridium bifermentans. Encoded proteins:
- the topA gene encoding type I DNA topoisomerase; amino-acid sequence: MAKSLVIVESPAKAKTIEKFLGKSHYTVKASVGHIRDLPKSKLGVDIENNFEPQYINIRGKGDVIKELKKEAKKAKQVFLATDPDREGEAISWHLAHILSLDETENCRIEFNEITKDAIKKAIKSPRNIKLDLVDAQQARRVLDRLLGYQISPILWQKVRKGLSAGRVQSVTTKLICDREKEIEAFDPKEYWTIELDAKTKEGKEVTLKYYGENDKKVELENEGQVNEILEKIKGKDLTVHSIESKSRRKSAPKPFTTSMLQQEAANKLGFTTKKTMMVAQELYEGVEIDGEGTLGLISYIRTDSKRISEEAKEKAKEFILEEYSDKYYKFEENKKAKTESKKVQDAHEAIRPTSVDRTPSSIKASLSRDQYKLYDLIWRRFVASQMEDSVFDTLNLTCKVDNLIFKATGSTLKFDGYTKVYNFTDREDKILPTVYEKDLLSSEEVRPSQHFTQPPARYTEASLVKTLEELGIGRPSTYAPTIATILNREYVEKNASSLCPTELGKIVTNILEENFQKFVDVDFTAQMENMLDDVAEGDTYWKEVVADVYAPLKEAIEVAIENIEKVNMDEETDEICENCGSNMVIKYGRFGKFIACKNYPECKTTKPLVNKVGVKCPKCGKGDIILRKSKKGKAFYGCSNYPECDFISWNKPTGELCSECNSYLVEKVTKSETKVICSNKECKKEKNLENNDKSNE
- the iorA gene encoding indolepyruvate ferredoxin oxidoreductase subunit alpha, which codes for MKLLMTGNEAIARGVYEAGVKYASAYPGTPSTEILENVATYKDSILAEWAPNEKVALEASIGGSIAGARTLACMKHVGVNVAADPLFTFAYTGVNGGLVLVSADEPGMHSSQNEQDNRNYAKFAKIALFEPSTSQEAKDMLKEAYSVSEEFDTPVLYRVTTRLCHSKGIVNCSEREEVGVADYVKDVQKRVTVPAHSRNLRVKVEERLNKLRAYSNATDLNYIELNSKDIGIIASGVCYNYAKEVFKDNVSYLKLGFTNPLPDVKIKKFASKVKKIYVIEENDRFIEDQVKAMGIDVIGKDIFPYTGEMTPDVIRKVMLGEEKKTIEYNEDLVVGRPPTLCSGCPHRGFFYEIGKRKNVMVSGDIGCYSLGFASPYNALDSIVCMGASLSVGHGAQQVFNMKENNNMRVVGVLGDSTFFHTGINSLIDIAYNQSNAISVILDNRITGMTGHQQNPGTGYTLQGKEVKELDIEKLVLACGINHVRTIDPNNLKEVNDALDWALKLDEPSVIITRWPCVLKKFSKEDKEEFRGAFKQKCNVDKDLCIGCKLCIKSGCPSISFDKETKKACIEKTSCVGCEVCSQICPKQAIYKGDK
- the codY gene encoding GTP-sensing pleiotropic transcriptional regulator CodY, which produces MASEMLEKTRKINKTLQTSGGSNVSFNLLAEALGEVLSSNAYVVSTKGKILGVYLNVEKDSSVIEDEKTHKKMFPEAYSKNILKINETKENLTGTEMIELLPYEEDRKEKYLTIVPILCSGQRLGTLILARYDQMFTDDDLVIAEYSATVIGLEILRSIGEELEEEMRKKAVVQMAIGTLSYSELEAVEHIFEELSGREGLLVASKIADRVGITRSVIVNALRKFESAGVIESRSLGMKGTHIKVLNDKLIEELEKLKSN
- a CDS encoding aminotransferase class I/II-fold pyridoxal phosphate-dependent enzyme produces the protein MITSMAAKHAIWPKEEDMIFNLSKRAQICEKENGKENVINATIGALMDDKGNLITLKSVYDEYKNLDNKQIAAYAQIAGQSDYIEAVKKACFKEYMPNSNIRVVASPGGSGSIKLAVFNYTEKQETILVPDWYWGPYKIICEEINRNITNYELFNKEGNFNFESFKDQFINLSQKQDRIFSIFNTPAHNPTGYTVSDEEWDKILNLCKQTVKDTNKKITLFVDISYIDFSGKGSNDTRRFFKKFENLPENILVIIGFSMSKGYTAYGMRSGACLCVSSNKDIADEFYYSCSHSARANWSNCNRGAMELLTTIINDEEKLKRYEDEKNSYKSVLKERAKVFVDEARDIGLNILPYRDGFFVSIPCKNPMKVCEKAIESNLYTIPLKMGVRFAVCAVNKEKCKIAPRILKEAIDLVD